CATTGGTccagcaataagaaaacaacaagTAGGGATCCCTCGTTCTAGTGTAATGCCAGCAGCTGGAACAATGTATTTAACAACTTCAACTGGATATCCTTACACTTATCATAATGGTGTTGCTTATTTTCATACTCCAGAGGTAACTTCTGTCCCACCACCTTGGCCTTCACGTTCTATATCTAGCTCACCTGTGATGGTAGCTCAGCCTGTTTATCAGCAACCTGCATATCACTACCAGGCCCCTGCACAGTGTCTACCAGGACAGTGGCAGTGGGGTGTTCCTCAGTCTCCTGCCTCTTCTGCTCCATTCTTATACCTGCAACCTTCTGAGGTTATTTATCAACCAGTGGAAATTGCACAAGATGGTGGATGTGTTCCTCCTCCACTGTCTCTTATGGAAGCT
The Eulemur rufifrons isolate Redbay chromosome 9, OSU_ERuf_1, whole genome shotgun sequence DNA segment above includes these coding regions:
- the LOC138391961 gene encoding protein boule-like, whose protein sequence is MTLDNAERRGRWKTSPGRYGFITFETQEDAQKILQEAEKLNYKDKKLNIGPAIRKQQVGIPRSSVMPAAGTMYLTTSTGYPYTYHNGVAYFHTPEVTSVPPPWPSRSISSSPVMVAQPVYQQPAYHYQAPAQCLPGQWQWGVPQSPASSAPFLYLQPSEVIYQPVEIAQDGGCVPPPLSLMEASVPEPYSDHGVQATYHQFYAPSAIAMPAPVMQPEPIKTVWSIHY